The sequence AGTTCAAGAATAATCACAAAAGGGAGTACGAATGGAGAACGTGACGGCAGAGCTGGAGGCGTTTGTTTCCGGGTGGGATTCATGCGACGCCAAGGCCGCATTTCTGCTTTTCAGACAGACTCTTGAGACAGTCAACGGCGTGAACCTTGATTTCAAGGCCCGTCCGGGCATCACCTATTCCCTGCGCGGCGCGCATCCGGCGCAGCAGGGGCGGGATCTTTTCGCATTGATCGACGTCATCGACGACGATCCCGAACAGCGCTGGCTTTCGGTCTGCTTTTACGACGATCTGGTCAGCGACGAGCAGGAACTCGGAGACTGGGTTCCTGGCGGCCTTATGGGCGAGGATGCCCGTTGTTTCAACGTCGACGAAGCCGACGAGGAACTGGTGGCCTATGTGGTCGAGCGTATCCGCGAAGCCGGAGCGGGCGCGGCAAAATAAGGGTAATATTTTACATCCAAGCCGGGCACTGACCCGGCTTTTTTTATCAATCCTCAAAGTCAGAGCCAGCCATGCGATTTCACGGAGAGATTTCCGAATGGAGAGATGATCGAGGTTTTGGATTCATCACGCCGACGGGCGGTGGTACCAGAGTCTTTGTGCATATCAGCGCTTTGCAGAAAGGTCGGCGGCCGCGTGCCGGGGAAATGGTCACGTACGAAGTCGGAAACAGTGGAGACAAAGGGCCTCGCGCCCTGAATGTGAACTTCGTCAATGCATTACCGGGGCGTAGAAATGAGAGCCCCCGGAGATCCTTTTTTCCTGTCGTTGTTCTTGTACTGCTCATTGCGGCCGGAGCATATGGGGCAAGACGTTTTGTGCCATCCGATATTTTTCAGGCTATAAATATCAAGCAGCAGAGCCCACGTGCTCAAGCCTTCGCGTGTGAAGGGAAGATTTATTGCTCGGAAATGAACTCCTGCGAGGAAGCACTGTTTTATCTGGACTCTTGTCCGGGGGTGCAAATCGACGGCGACGGAGACGGCGTTCCGTGCGAGAAACAATGGTGCAATGAATGAATGCGTGTCGCAGCGCGCTGAACAGGGTCGAAAAAGCGGGAGATCAGATCATGACGCACATTCTGGCCGCGGACATCGGCGGAACCAACAGCCGCTTCGGGCATTTCGAGGTTATGAGCGGGCAGGAACCGCGGCTTCTGGAATCGTTCAGCGTCCCGACCGCTTCGGTTCAGTCCTTCGCGCACGCGCTGGAAAGGTTGCGGGAGTCCGGCTTCGGGCTTGATCCCAAGGACGCGGAGCGGATCGTTCTGGCCGTGGCCGGCGCCGTGCAGGATGGTGTCCGGTGCCGACTGACCAACGCCTCCTGGAACATTGATCTGGCCGATCCTGATGTCGTGCTGCCGCTGGACCGAACCGTTCTGATCAACGATTTCGTGGCCCAGGCTCTGGGTTGCCAGACGCGTTACGCGGCGCAGTCCGCCATGACGATCCAGGAAGGCGTGGCGCGGTTCGGAGTCGTGGCCGCTGTCGGGGCGGGGACGGGGCTTGGCCTGTGCGCCCTGGCGCCCCTGCCCGGCGGGGATTTTTTGCCCCTTCCTTCCGAAGGCGGCCACGCGCCCCTGGCGTTTGTCAGCAGACCCGAATTCGAATTTCAGGAATTTCTCCAGGCCCGAACCGGCCACTCTCATGGATTTGGGGACATCATGGTCTCGGGACCGGGGCTCTCCTTTCTGCACGAATTTTTGACCGGCAGCCGGCTGGATCCTCAAGAGGTCGCGCGCGAGATCGGCCCGGACAGCGAAACCACGCGCTGGTTCGCCCGCTTCTATGGCCGGGCCTGCCGGGCCTATGTTTTGTACGTCCTGGCTTGGGGCGGAGTAAATCTCTGTGGCGGGCTTGCGGCCAAAAATCCCTTTCTGGTCTCAAGCGAAGAATTCCTGCGCGAATTTAGGGACTGTCCGGCCTATGGATCTCTTCTGGAACACGTCCCCATCCGGCTGATCACCACTCTCGATACGGGCCTTCATGGCGCGGCCCGTCACGG is a genomic window of Desulfomicrobium baculatum DSM 4028 containing:
- a CDS encoding cold shock domain-containing protein, with translation MRFHGEISEWRDDRGFGFITPTGGGTRVFVHISALQKGRRPRAGEMVTYEVGNSGDKGPRALNVNFVNALPGRRNESPRRSFFPVVVLVLLIAAGAYGARRFVPSDIFQAINIKQQSPRAQAFACEGKIYCSEMNSCEEALFYLDSCPGVQIDGDGDGVPCEKQWCNE
- a CDS encoding glucokinase; this encodes MTHILAADIGGTNSRFGHFEVMSGQEPRLLESFSVPTASVQSFAHALERLRESGFGLDPKDAERIVLAVAGAVQDGVRCRLTNASWNIDLADPDVVLPLDRTVLINDFVAQALGCQTRYAAQSAMTIQEGVARFGVVAAVGAGTGLGLCALAPLPGGDFLPLPSEGGHAPLAFVSRPEFEFQEFLQARTGHSHGFGDIMVSGPGLSFLHEFLTGSRLDPQEVAREIGPDSETTRWFARFYGRACRAYVLYVLAWGGVNLCGGLAAKNPFLVSSEEFLREFRDCPAYGSLLEHVPIRLITTLDTGLHGAARHGQMLLKKRGE